Proteins encoded in a region of the Syngnathus typhle isolate RoL2023-S1 ecotype Sweden linkage group LG20, RoL_Styp_1.0, whole genome shotgun sequence genome:
- the skic2 gene encoding helicase SKI2W: MDRINVPPPGPLDLPLSLLEMGCSGRFEVITHPSPGLPFPPQTTLPNGLPPTSLSLEAEVKKQFLQDPGWLPLHDTDFAFQRFLKVTNRKVNVDSLLNCTLSSLNSGLSVIRDPTTGMLLDFTEVSLENTGLSAKNSLSLQRKPGPPSESLRGSNTNYPFLPGGMEELTLDQIKTKSELEQDIDFENDLLQVPPGLKAGMDFTDRGTKIVKPEVNLMSLLSTSDDVIDLEAEAEAKEESQGQEEAAKLPRTNSLEDLGIQDASSSSSRSGKGKSNQSEKPEETKKWAIPVDISSPCADFHKRIPHPAFKWPFELDVFQKQAILRLEAHDSVFVAAHTSAGKTVVAEYAIALSQKHMTRTIYTSPIKALSNQKFRDFKSTFGDVGLLTGDVQLSPESSCLIMTTEILRSMLYNGSEVIRDLEWVIFDEVHYINDAERGVVWEEVLIMLPDHVSIILLSATVPNALEFSEWIGRIKKKHIYVISTLKRPVPLEHYLYTGNNTKTQKEMFLLLDPTGNFLTKGYYAAVDAKKERTSKYAQSFGTKTPSQNTTASQDRAVWLTLLHFLTQRQQTPVVAFTFSRTRCDDNARSLDSMDMTTSIEKAEIHSFFQKSLSRLRGGDRQLPQILLMRDLLKRGVAVHHSGILPILKEVIEMLFSRGLVKVLFATETFAMGVNMPARTVVFDSIRKHDGSGFRNLLPGEYIQMAGRAGRRGLDATGTVIILCKAGVHEMSELHVMMLGKPTTLHSQFRLTYTMILNLLRVEALHVTDMMRRSFSENHRDTQAHEKRISQLKEILSTLPVAASEGQLSDLLPYYHTVTELRTTRKILQRAILESVNGLKALSVGRVVVVNNKQHLNALGVILQVSSDAVNRTFTTLILCDKGNEEAEGNGGDGRAPPHLYNTALFIPEGPCCHTVQKLKPEDITGITLKTLKVIPDRIIDNYHKRQQPRFRTEPPGQAISTATQELLRLAEANAGGIVTLDPVNDLQLKNVDVVEASMRLRVLQDSLREFNCIHSPTFAEQFAKVQERMSVQEELDRLLFLVSDQSLSLLPEYHQRIKVLQSLQYVDSGGAVQLKGRVACQISSHELLLTELLFENALSPLAPEESAALLSCLVFTQKTQVEPHITNTLREGIDRVLSVAKRIGELQRDCGLPQTAEEFVGQFKFGLTEVVYCWARGMPFAEIAQLTDVQEGTVVRCIQRLDEVLKEVRQAARIVGDSVLGSKMEKASLAIRRDIVFTASLYTH; encoded by the exons ATGGACAGAATAA ATGTACCCCCTCCAGGTCCTCTGGATCTTCCTCTGTCCTTGTTGGAGATGGGATGCTCTGGGAGGTTTGAAGTCATCACACATCCCTCCCCGGGCTTGCCTTTTCCTCCACAGACCACG CTCCCCAACGGGCTTCCCCCCACCAGTCTGAGCCTGGAGGCTGAAGTCAAGAAACAATTTTTACAAGATCCTGGCTGGCTTCCTTTACACGACACAGACTTTGCTTTCCAAAGGTTTCTAAA AGTGACAAACAGAAAGGTGAATGTCGACTCTCTGCTCAACTGCACTTTGTCTTCGCTAAATTCTGGACTCTCCGTCATCCGAGATCCAACGACAGGGATGCTGCTGGATTTCACAGAA GTTTCATTGGAGAACACGGGTCTTTCGGCAAAGAACTCGCTGTCATTACAACGGAAACCTGGACCTCCTTCCGAGAGCCTGAGAGGAAGCAACACAAACTACCCCTTCCTGCCTG gTGGGATGGAGGAACTTACTCTGGACCAAATCAAGACTAAGTCCGAACTGGAACAAGACATAGACTTTGAGAATG ATTTGCTCCAAGTTCCTCCTGGTTTGAAAGCTGGAATGGACTTCACCGACAGAG GAACTAAAATAGTAAAACCTGAAGTCAACCTCATGTCACTGCTGTCAAcctctgatgatgtcatcgactTGGAGGCTGAGGCAGAAGCAAAGGAGGAAAGCCAAGGACAAGAAGAGGCCGCCAAACTTCCCAGGACAAACAGCCTTGAAGACCTAGGCATCCAA GATgcttcgtcctcctcctctcggTCCGGCAAGGGAAAGTCAAACCAGAGTGAGAAGccggaagaaacaaaaaaatgggCCATTCCCGTCGACATAAGTTCCCCCTGTGCAGATTTCCACAAACGTATTCCTCATCCGGCTTTTAAG TGGCCGTTTGAGCTGGATGTCTTCCAGAAACAAGCCATATTACGACTGGAGGCTCACGACTCCGTGTTTGTAGCGGCGCACACGTCGGCTGGCAAAACGGTGGTGGCTGAATACGCCATTGCTCTCTCACAGAAACACATGACCAG GACCATCTACACTTCCCCGATCAAAGCTTTGTCCAATCAGAAGTTCAGAGACTTTAAGAGCACCTTTGGGGATGTGGGTCTCCTCACAGGTGATGTCCAGCTCAGTCCAGAGTCTTCATGTCTCATCATGACCACGGAGATCCTCAG GTCAATGCTTTACAACGGTTCAGAGGTCATCAGAGATTTGGAGTGGGTCATATTTGATGAGGTTCATTATATTAATGATGCAGAG AGAGGAGTGGTTTGGGAAGAAGTTCTCATCATGTTACCTGACCACGTAAGCATCATTCTCCTGAGTGCCACAGTGCCAAACGCTCTGGAGTTCAGCGAATGGATCGG ACGCATTAAGAAGAAGCACATTTACGTGATCAGCACATTGAAGAGGCCCGTGCCTTTGGAGCATTATTTGTACACTGGAAACAACACAAAGACCCAGAAAGAGATGTTCTTGCTATTGGATCCTACAGGAAACTTCCTTACAAAAGG TTATTACGCAGCTGTGGATGCCAAGAAAGAGCGCACCAGCAAATATGCCCAATCTTTTGGCACCAAAACTCCATCGCAGAACACCACAGCTAGTCAA GACCGAGCGGTGTGGCTCACCCTTTTGCACTTCCTGACCCAGCGGCAGCAGACCCCCGTGGTGGCGTTCACCTTCTCACGCACGCGCTGCGATGACAACGCCCGTTCGCTGGACTCCATGGACATGACCACGTCCATCGAGAAGGCTGAGATCCACTCGTTCTTCCAAAAGAGCCTGAGTCGCCTCAGAGGGGGGGACAGACAGCTGCCTCAG ATCTTACTCATGAGGGATCTGCTGAAAAGAGGAGTAGCAGTCCATCATAGTGGAATCCTGCCCATATTGAAGGAGGTTATTGAAATGCTCTTCTCAAGAGGCCTCGTAAAA GTGCTGTTTGCAACCGAGACGTTTGCGATGGGAGTAAACATGCCCGCCAGGACTGTGGTTTTCGACAGCATCCGAAAGCATGATGGAAGCGGCTTTAGGAATCTTCTCCCCG GTGAATATATTCAAATGGCGGGCAGAGCAGGCAGGAGAGGTCTTGACGCCACGGGCACGGTCATCATTCTGTGTAAAGCTGGCGTTCACGAAATGTCAGAGCTTCATGTCATGATGCTG GGCAAGCCCACCACGCTTCACTCGCAATTCCGACTGACTTACACCATGATCCTCAACCTGCTGCGAGTCGAGGCTCTTCATGTGACCGACATGATGAGGAGAAGCTTTTCGGAAAACCACAGAGACACTCAG GCACATGAAAAGAGGATCAGCCAGCTTAAGGAGATATTGTCCACTCTGCCCGTCGCCGCCAGCGAGGGCCAGCTATCTGATTTGCTGCCGTACTACCACACAGTGACAGAGCTACGGACCACAAGAAAAATCCTCCAG CGTGCAATTCTGGAGTCGGTCAATGGGCTGAAAGCTTTGTCCGTGGGCCGGGTTGTGGTGGTGAACAACAAGCAGCATCTCAACGCTCTGGGAGTTATCCTGCAG GTGTCCAGCGATGCGGTGAATCGCACCTTCACAACGCTCATCTTATGCGACAAAGGCAACGAGGAAGCGGAAGGAAACGGCGGCGACGGTCGAGCTCCTCCTCATCTCTACAATACGGCGCTTTTCATCCCTGAAG GTCCATGCTGCCACACAGTGCAGAAGTTAAAGCCAGAGGACATCACCGGCATCACATTGAAGACCCTCAAAGTGATTCCCGACAGGATCATCGACAACTATCATAAGAGACAACAGCCCCGATTTAG GACCGAACCACCCGGTCAAGCCATCTCCACGGCGACGCAAGAGCTCCTGCGATTGGCCGAGGCTAACGCAGGCGGCATCGTCACCCTGGACCCAGTCAACGACCTCCAGTTGAAGAATGTCGACGTGGTGGAGGCCTCCATGCGTCTCCGCGTGCTGCAGGACAGCCTGCGAGAATTCAACTGCATTCACTCGCCGACCTTTGCAGAGCAG TTTGCTAAAGTTCAGGAGAGGATGAGTGTACAAGAGGAGCTGGATAGACTGCTTTTCCTGGTCTCAGATCAGTCATTATCCCTGCTGCCAGAGTACCATCAGAGGATCAAG GTGCTGCAGTCGCTTCAATACGTGGACAGCGGCGGCGCCGTTCAGCTCAAAGGCCGGGTGGCTTGTCAGATCAGCAGCCACGAGCTGCTGCTCACCGAGCTGCTGTTTGAGAACGCTCTGAGTCCGCTGGCGCCCGAAGAGAGCGCCGCCCTGCTGTCCTGTTTGGTCTTCACGCAGAAGACGCAAGTGGAGCCGCACATCACCAATACTTTACGGGAG GGTATTGATCGCGTGTTGTCAGTTGCAAAGCGCATAGGAGAGTTACAAAGGGATTGCGGCTTACCACAAACAGCGGAGGAATTTGTGGGCCAGTTCAAGTTTGGCCTGACAGAGGTGGTGTACTGCTGGGCCAGAGGCATG CCGTTCGCTGAGATCGCCCAGCTGACGGACGTCCAGGAGGGCACGGTGGTGCGCTGCATCCAGCGTCTGGATGAGGTGCTGAAGGAGGTGCGCCAGGCCGCTCGCATCGTGGGAGACTCGGTGCTGGGAAGCAAGATGGAGAAGGCCTCGCTCGCCATCCGGAGGGACATTGTTTTTACCGCCTCCCTCTACACCCACTGA
- the nelfe gene encoding negative elongation factor E — protein sequence MVVFPSSLTEEEEALQKKYAKLKKKKKALLALKKQNTTNQTNPSGLKRTLSDQPVVDTATATEQAKMLIKSGAISAIKSENKNSGFKRSRTLEIKLKDPEKGPVPAFLPFQRSVSTDEELPESGRRSHRKSLYESFVSSSDRYRDEDDGGMSSSREMDRDRERERERDRERDRERDRERDRDREKERERERERDKDRERDKDRERDKDRERDKDRERDKDRERDRDRERDRPRERDREKDRERDRSRERSAEMDRDREVDKERDGTFRRSDSYPERRVRKGNTVYVYGSGLSEDSMRSAFSQHGNIIDLSMDNPRNCAFITFEKMESADQAVVELNGSTVGDVHIKVSIARKQPMLDAATGKSVWASLAVHNSTKGSYRDKRNQVVYSEDFLE from the exons ATGGTTGTGTTTCCATCTTCGCTAACGGAGGAAGAAGAAGCTTTGCAAAAGAAGTATGCGAAGCTCAAGAAAAAG AAAAAGGCACTGCTCGCTCTTAAGAAGCAGAATACAACCAACCAGACAAACCCGAGTGGATTAAAACGGA CACTTTCAGACCAGCCTGTTGTTGACACGGCGACAGCAACTGAGCAAGCAAAGATGTTGATCAAATCAGGGGCCATCAGCGCCATCAAGTCGGAGAACAAGAACTCGGGCTTTAAACGCTCTCGTACGCTGGAGATTAAACTCAAG GATCCTGAAAAGGGCCCAGTTCCAGCTTTCTTACCTTTCCAAAGGAGCGTTTCTACAGACGAAGAGCTACCTGAG TCTGGAAGGAGATCCCACCGGAAGTCACTTTATGAAAG CTTTGTCAGTTCAAGTGACAGATACCGCGATGAAGATGATGGAGGAATGTCCTCCAGCCGAGAGATGGATAGAGAccgggagagagagcgagagagggacCGGGAGCGTGACAGGGAGCGTGACCGCGAGAGGGATCGAGATCGAGAAAAGGAGAGAGAACGAGAACGTGAGCGGGACAAGGATCGAGAGCGGGACAAGGATCGAGAGCGGGACAAGGATCGAGAGCGGGACAAGGATCGAGAGCGGGACAAGGATCGAGAGCGGGACAGGGATCGAGAACGTGATAGGCCGAGGGAGCGGGATCGGGAAAAGGACAGGGAGAGAGACCGGAGCAGAGAGCGAAGCGCTGAGATGGATCGGGATCGTGAGGTGGATAAAGAGCGCGATGGAACTTTCAGAC GGTCGGATTCATATCCCGAACGTAGAGTCAGAAAAGGGAATACGGTGTACGTTTACGGCTCGGGGCTCTCCGAGGACAGCATGCGTTCGGCTTTCTCTCAACACGGCAACATCATCGACCTCTCCATGGATAACCCACGCAA TTGTGCATTCATTACGTTTGAGAAGATGGAGTCTGCAGACCAGGCAGTAGTTGAG CTAAACGGGAGCACAGTAGGAGATGTTCACATCAAAGTCAGCATTGCCAGGAAGCAACCCATGTTGGACGCTGCCACCGGCAAGTCCGTGTGGGCTTCTCTGG CTGTGCATAACAGCACCAAAGGCTCTTACAGggacaagaggaaccaggtcgTGTACAGTGAAGATTTCCTGGAGTGA
- the tmem268 gene encoding transmembrane protein 268 isoform X1: MKDFEQQMEDKNADVMMEESDVDEAQSQTNNKPKWANGQCVLTIPSHSLINPTFDLSLCSPTLERKGFQIPNADIEVPLKTALDVPSVRRFMIFNSSLFHFIMAPFLYVVLWCAVFSTLRLYMTLSDYWILCLCVSLISILLTTLIIFVLNRNKKEININLDVRLIPVNETMVKHKLLVAVADWVYNCKGSMQLYFVYWDMARCLETLTETLEEHSSAGIDTRSKLKKKMSHLVLVAEVPGGDCEENHTGVEESSEEQRPLLNDDAGDCTSSSSWKVTTNYSLLPDASLPAQTRAHQLLMTYSAAYVKLLVSDKLSVPSNRRLQVPRNHSPTAPFCLCQFIKMTILD; the protein is encoded by the exons ATGAAGGATTTTGAGCAG CAGATGGAGGACAAGAATGCTGATGTGATGATGGAGGAGAGTGACGTGGATGAAGCTCaatcacaaacaaacaacaaacctAAATGGGCAAATG GTCAGTGTGTTCTGACAATTCCAAGCCATTCTTTAATCAACCCCACTTTTGATCTTTCACTATGCAGCCCTACTTTGGAGAGGAAAGGCTTCCAG ATTCCAAACGCGGACATTGAAGTTCCCCTGAAAACAGCCCTGGATGTTCCTTCAGTCAGAAGATTCATGATTTTCAACTCGTCCCTTTTCCATTTTATAATGGCGCCG TTTCTTTATGTCGTTTTGTGGTGTGCCGTCTTCTCCACCCTGCGCCTTTATATGACCCTCAGCGACTACTGGATCTTATGTCTGTGTGTCAGTCTGATCTCCATTCTCCTCACCACTCTCATCATCTTTGTTCTCAACCGGAATAAAAAAGAG ATCAACATCAACTTGGATGTGCGGCTGATTCCCGTGAACGAGACCATGGTCAAGCACAAgctgctggtggctgttgcCGACTGGGTGTACAACTGCAAAGGAAGCATGCAG CTTTACTTTGTCTATTGGGACATGGCTCGTTGTTTGGAAACGCTGACGGAAACGTTGGAGGAGCACAGTTCAGCGGGCATTGACACCCGG AGCAAGCTAAAGAAGAAAATGTCCCATCTCGTCCTGGTGGCTGAAGTTCCCGGCGGGGACTGTGAAGAAAATCACACAGGGGTGGAAGAAAGTTCAGAAGAGCAGAGGCCTCTGCTGAACGATGACGCAGGAGACtgcacttcctcttcttcttggaAAGTCACAACCAATTACAGTCTCCTTCCTGATGCTTCCTTACCTGCTCAG ACTCGAGCCCACCAGCTGTTGATGACCTACAGCGCCGCCTATGTGAAGCTGCTGGTGTCTGATAAGCTCTCCGTGCCGTCTAATCGTCGCCTCCAAGTGCCGAGGAACCACTCCCCCACTGCGCCGTTCTGCCTCTGCCAGTTCATCAAAATGACAATTCTTGACTAG
- the prrt1 gene encoding proline-rich transmembrane protein 1 isoform X2, translating to MSEKHGLDDSNRQTMQPPPYIPGPQDPNVPQHPNMPPGAQPGYPPPPPPPGSEGYLQETQFHCNTTGPPGALQGYTVQTQGPGGAMPHHPPVGYLHPGYPLQLQPCTAYVPVYPMASGQPYMAATGGHPAMQPGQIHPMQMPPNITLMDRRPPHDYLPIAVLTTVCCFWPTGIIAIIKAVQVRTAIARGDMVTAEIASREARNFSFISLAVGIASIVLCTILTVVVIIASQHHDDDWEP from the exons atgtcggaaaaacacg GCCTTGACGACTCCAACCGTCAGACAATGCAGCCCCCTCCGTACATCCCGGGCCCGCAGGACCCTAATGTACCGCAGCACCCCAACATGCCACCCGGCGCCCAGCCCGGCTATCCCCCGCCACCTCCGCCCCCGGGTTCGGAGGGATACCTCCAAGAGACTCAGTTCCATTGTAACACCACGGGACCCCCGGGGGCCCTACAAGGCTACACAGTCCAGACTCAGGGCCCTGGAGGAGCCATGCCTCATCATCCTCCAGTGGGATACCTCCATCCTGGGTACCCTCTGCAGCTGCAGCCGTGCACCGCTTACGTTCCTGTCTACCCCATGGCCTCG GGGCAGCCTTACATGGCCGCAACGGGAGGTCACCCAGCAATGCAGCCGGGTCAGATTCACCCCATGCAAATGCCTCCCAACATCACCTTAATGGATCGCCGGCCGCCGCACGACTACTTGCCCATCGCCGTGCTCACCACCGTGTGCTGCTTCTGGCCCACTGGGATCATCGCCATTATTAAAGCTGTACAG GTGCGTACGGCCATCGCCAGAGGTGACATGGTGACGGCGGAGATCGCATCCCGCGAGGCCCGCAATTTCTCCTTCATCAGCCTGGCGGTCGGCATCGCCTCCATCGTGCTGTGCACCATCCTCACCGTGGTGGTCATAATTGCCTCGCAGCATCACGATGACGACTGGGAGCCGTAA
- the tmem268 gene encoding transmembrane protein 268 isoform X3, whose amino-acid sequence MGKCPTLERKGFQIPNADIEVPLKTALDVPSVRRFMIFNSSLFHFIMAPFLYVVLWCAVFSTLRLYMTLSDYWILCLCVSLISILLTTLIIFVLNRNKKEININLDVRLIPVNETMVKHKLLVAVADWVYNCKGSMQLYFVYWDMARCLETLTETLEEHSSAGIDTRSKLKKKMSHLVLVAEVPGGDCEENHTGVEESSEEQRPLLNDDAGDCTSSSSWKVTTNYSLLPDASLPAQTRAHQLLMTYSAAYVKLLVSDKLSVPSNRRLQVPRNHSPTAPFCLCQFIKMTILD is encoded by the exons ATGGGCAAATG CCCTACTTTGGAGAGGAAAGGCTTCCAG ATTCCAAACGCGGACATTGAAGTTCCCCTGAAAACAGCCCTGGATGTTCCTTCAGTCAGAAGATTCATGATTTTCAACTCGTCCCTTTTCCATTTTATAATGGCGCCG TTTCTTTATGTCGTTTTGTGGTGTGCCGTCTTCTCCACCCTGCGCCTTTATATGACCCTCAGCGACTACTGGATCTTATGTCTGTGTGTCAGTCTGATCTCCATTCTCCTCACCACTCTCATCATCTTTGTTCTCAACCGGAATAAAAAAGAG ATCAACATCAACTTGGATGTGCGGCTGATTCCCGTGAACGAGACCATGGTCAAGCACAAgctgctggtggctgttgcCGACTGGGTGTACAACTGCAAAGGAAGCATGCAG CTTTACTTTGTCTATTGGGACATGGCTCGTTGTTTGGAAACGCTGACGGAAACGTTGGAGGAGCACAGTTCAGCGGGCATTGACACCCGG AGCAAGCTAAAGAAGAAAATGTCCCATCTCGTCCTGGTGGCTGAAGTTCCCGGCGGGGACTGTGAAGAAAATCACACAGGGGTGGAAGAAAGTTCAGAAGAGCAGAGGCCTCTGCTGAACGATGACGCAGGAGACtgcacttcctcttcttcttggaAAGTCACAACCAATTACAGTCTCCTTCCTGATGCTTCCTTACCTGCTCAG ACTCGAGCCCACCAGCTGTTGATGACCTACAGCGCCGCCTATGTGAAGCTGCTGGTGTCTGATAAGCTCTCCGTGCCGTCTAATCGTCGCCTCCAAGTGCCGAGGAACCACTCCCCCACTGCGCCGTTCTGCCTCTGCCAGTTCATCAAAATGACAATTCTTGACTAG
- the tmem268 gene encoding transmembrane protein 268 isoform X2, with protein sequence MKDFEQMEDKNADVMMEESDVDEAQSQTNNKPKWANGQCVLTIPSHSLINPTFDLSLCSPTLERKGFQIPNADIEVPLKTALDVPSVRRFMIFNSSLFHFIMAPFLYVVLWCAVFSTLRLYMTLSDYWILCLCVSLISILLTTLIIFVLNRNKKEININLDVRLIPVNETMVKHKLLVAVADWVYNCKGSMQLYFVYWDMARCLETLTETLEEHSSAGIDTRSKLKKKMSHLVLVAEVPGGDCEENHTGVEESSEEQRPLLNDDAGDCTSSSSWKVTTNYSLLPDASLPAQTRAHQLLMTYSAAYVKLLVSDKLSVPSNRRLQVPRNHSPTAPFCLCQFIKMTILD encoded by the exons ATGAAGGATTTTGAGCAG ATGGAGGACAAGAATGCTGATGTGATGATGGAGGAGAGTGACGTGGATGAAGCTCaatcacaaacaaacaacaaacctAAATGGGCAAATG GTCAGTGTGTTCTGACAATTCCAAGCCATTCTTTAATCAACCCCACTTTTGATCTTTCACTATGCAGCCCTACTTTGGAGAGGAAAGGCTTCCAG ATTCCAAACGCGGACATTGAAGTTCCCCTGAAAACAGCCCTGGATGTTCCTTCAGTCAGAAGATTCATGATTTTCAACTCGTCCCTTTTCCATTTTATAATGGCGCCG TTTCTTTATGTCGTTTTGTGGTGTGCCGTCTTCTCCACCCTGCGCCTTTATATGACCCTCAGCGACTACTGGATCTTATGTCTGTGTGTCAGTCTGATCTCCATTCTCCTCACCACTCTCATCATCTTTGTTCTCAACCGGAATAAAAAAGAG ATCAACATCAACTTGGATGTGCGGCTGATTCCCGTGAACGAGACCATGGTCAAGCACAAgctgctggtggctgttgcCGACTGGGTGTACAACTGCAAAGGAAGCATGCAG CTTTACTTTGTCTATTGGGACATGGCTCGTTGTTTGGAAACGCTGACGGAAACGTTGGAGGAGCACAGTTCAGCGGGCATTGACACCCGG AGCAAGCTAAAGAAGAAAATGTCCCATCTCGTCCTGGTGGCTGAAGTTCCCGGCGGGGACTGTGAAGAAAATCACACAGGGGTGGAAGAAAGTTCAGAAGAGCAGAGGCCTCTGCTGAACGATGACGCAGGAGACtgcacttcctcttcttcttggaAAGTCACAACCAATTACAGTCTCCTTCCTGATGCTTCCTTACCTGCTCAG ACTCGAGCCCACCAGCTGTTGATGACCTACAGCGCCGCCTATGTGAAGCTGCTGGTGTCTGATAAGCTCTCCGTGCCGTCTAATCGTCGCCTCCAAGTGCCGAGGAACCACTCCCCCACTGCGCCGTTCTGCCTCTGCCAGTTCATCAAAATGACAATTCTTGACTAG
- the prrt1 gene encoding proline-rich transmembrane protein 1 isoform X1, translating to MRSPTFTKRGLDDSNRQTMQPPPYIPGPQDPNVPQHPNMPPGAQPGYPPPPPPPGSEGYLQETQFHCNTTGPPGALQGYTVQTQGPGGAMPHHPPVGYLHPGYPLQLQPCTAYVPVYPMASGQPYMAATGGHPAMQPGQIHPMQMPPNITLMDRRPPHDYLPIAVLTTVCCFWPTGIIAIIKAVQVRTAIARGDMVTAEIASREARNFSFISLAVGIASIVLCTILTVVVIIASQHHDDDWEP from the exons ATGAGGAGTCCCACATTCACAAAGAGAG GCCTTGACGACTCCAACCGTCAGACAATGCAGCCCCCTCCGTACATCCCGGGCCCGCAGGACCCTAATGTACCGCAGCACCCCAACATGCCACCCGGCGCCCAGCCCGGCTATCCCCCGCCACCTCCGCCCCCGGGTTCGGAGGGATACCTCCAAGAGACTCAGTTCCATTGTAACACCACGGGACCCCCGGGGGCCCTACAAGGCTACACAGTCCAGACTCAGGGCCCTGGAGGAGCCATGCCTCATCATCCTCCAGTGGGATACCTCCATCCTGGGTACCCTCTGCAGCTGCAGCCGTGCACCGCTTACGTTCCTGTCTACCCCATGGCCTCG GGGCAGCCTTACATGGCCGCAACGGGAGGTCACCCAGCAATGCAGCCGGGTCAGATTCACCCCATGCAAATGCCTCCCAACATCACCTTAATGGATCGCCGGCCGCCGCACGACTACTTGCCCATCGCCGTGCTCACCACCGTGTGCTGCTTCTGGCCCACTGGGATCATCGCCATTATTAAAGCTGTACAG GTGCGTACGGCCATCGCCAGAGGTGACATGGTGACGGCGGAGATCGCATCCCGCGAGGCCCGCAATTTCTCCTTCATCAGCCTGGCGGTCGGCATCGCCTCCATCGTGCTGTGCACCATCCTCACCGTGGTGGTCATAATTGCCTCGCAGCATCACGATGACGACTGGGAGCCGTAA